A stretch of the Mesorhizobium sp. Pch-S genome encodes the following:
- a CDS encoding DeoR/GlpR family DNA-binding transcription regulator, whose protein sequence is MSVETTAGEGSGKKESRQAFLLRYIQQNHYISIDEITRLFSVTTQTARRDVMALEQMGRVRRLHGGAATITAIDPIALRQRRTENAAQKAKVAAIVADLVPDGAAIFIDTGTTCEAVAVALMSRRDLRVVTYSLRVATILSENSSFSIAVPGGFVRPVDGGVFQEDTADYVRRFKFDLAIISVSGIDDDGDICDDDHAEVAVVSAALAQSGRKILAVDSSKFGRRALVRLGSLRDVDILVTDSLPQTPLLGKVRASGVEVHT, encoded by the coding sequence ATGAGCGTTGAAACGACAGCGGGAGAGGGAAGCGGCAAGAAGGAGAGCCGGCAGGCATTCCTTCTGCGCTATATCCAGCAGAACCATTACATCTCGATCGACGAGATCACGCGCCTGTTTTCGGTGACGACACAGACCGCCCGGCGCGATGTCATGGCGCTAGAGCAGATGGGGAGGGTCAGGCGGCTGCACGGTGGTGCTGCCACCATAACGGCGATCGACCCCATAGCGCTGCGGCAAAGGCGGACGGAAAACGCCGCGCAGAAGGCCAAGGTGGCGGCGATCGTCGCAGACCTTGTCCCCGACGGGGCAGCCATTTTCATCGATACCGGAACGACCTGCGAAGCGGTGGCGGTGGCGTTGATGTCTCGGCGCGATTTGCGGGTCGTCACCTACAGCCTGCGGGTCGCGACCATCCTGAGCGAAAACTCCAGTTTCTCCATAGCCGTACCCGGCGGGTTCGTCCGCCCCGTCGACGGTGGCGTGTTCCAGGAGGATACGGCCGACTATGTTCGCCGCTTCAAGTTCGACCTGGCCATCATTTCGGTCAGCGGCATCGATGACGACGGCGACATCTGCGACGACGATCATGCCGAGGTGGCGGTCGTTTCCGCGGCATTGGCGCAATCCGGGCGCAAGATCCTGGCTGTCGACTCGAGCAAGTTCGGCAGGCGTGCGCTGGTCAGGCTCGGCTCGTTGCGCGATGTCGATATCCTGGTCACCGACTCCCTGCCGCAGACCCCGCTGCTTGGCAAAGTGCGCGCCAGCGGGGTCGAAGTTCATACCTGA